CGGCGTCGTCTACCAGGTCGACGCCTGGCTGCCCGGGGGATCGGCCGTGCTCGCGGTGCATGTGCGCATCGTCAATCCCACCGACGCCGACGTGCCGATGTACTGGTGGTCGAATATCGCGGTGCCGGAGAACGACGACGTGCGCGTGCTCGCCCCGGCCGACGCCGCCTGGAAGTTCGACTACTCCGGGATCATCAACTCCGTGCCCGTACCCGTGCCCGAACCGGGGCGAGCCGACCTCACCTACTCCGCCCGGGCCCACGACGCCGCCGACTACTTCTTCGACGTCACCGCCACCTCCCGCCCGTGGATCGCGGCGGTGGACGGCACGGGGTCGGGCCTCGGACAGGTCTCCACGAGCCGGCTGCAGGGCCGCAAGCTGTTCCTGTGGGGGAGTGGCCGCGGCGGGCAGCACTGGCAGGAATGGCTCTCGGGCCCCGGCGCCCCCTACCTGGAGATCCAGGCGGGGCTCGCGCGCACCCAGCTCGAGCACCTGCGCATGCCGCCGGGGGCGAGCTGGCAGTGGGTCGAGGCCTACGGCCCGCTGCACACCGATCCCGCCGTCTCCCACGGCCGGGACTGGGCGGCCGCGCGCGAGCAGGGGGAGTCGGCGATCCAGCTGATGCTCGGGGGGATCGACCTCGAGGAGGTGCTCGAGCGCACGGCCGAATGGGTCGACGCCGAGCCGATCGAGGTGATCGAGGCCGGATCCGGCTGGGGCGCGCTGCGGCAGCGGCTCATGGGCGGAAGGGAACGGGTGGACCGGCCCGGCACCCCCTTCACCGCCGGCACGCTCGGTGCCGATCAGCGCGACTGGGTCGCCGTGCTCGAGGGCGCCCGCGACTGGTCCGGCGACCCGTCCGTGCCGCCGCGGTCCTACCAGGTCGACCAGCAGTGGGACGCCCACCTGGCCGAGATGACCGGCTGGCAGGCGCTGCTGCACCGCGGGGTGCTCGCCGCCGCGCGGGACGAGCCCGCGGCCGCCGAGGACTTCTTCCGACGCTCGCTCGAGGCCGAGCC
The window above is part of the Pseudactinotalea sp. HY158 genome. Proteins encoded here:
- a CDS encoding DUF5107 domain-containing protein, which translates into the protein MTSLTRATRRLSAAPIDSPNPLPPLFSGWDIHQVEGAGDADEEMLAGARYGRISSVLPYLDQDSYGRDRAPAEVDVVVLENERLRAEFLLGMGGRLWSLEATDPATGVTTELLHRNELLQPAHFALRNAWVAGGVEWNIGTIGHTVLTAEPLHTARVRGPDGEPAIRMYEYERLRGVVYQVDAWLPGGSAVLAVHVRIVNPTDADVPMYWWSNIAVPENDDVRVLAPADAAWKFDYSGIINSVPVPVPEPGRADLTYSARAHDAADYFFDVTATSRPWIAAVDGTGSGLGQVSTSRLQGRKLFLWGSGRGGQHWQEWLSGPGAPYLEIQAGLARTQLEHLRMPPGASWQWVEAYGPLHTDPAVSHGRDWAAAREQGESAIQLMLGGIDLEEVLERTAEWVDAEPIEVIEAGSGWGALRQRLMGGRERVDRPGTPFTAGTLGADQRDWVAVLEGARDWSGDPSVPPRSYQVDQQWDAHLAEMTGWQALLHRGVLAAARDEPAAAEDFFRRSLEAEPTAWAWRHLARVLDHRGRPEEAADCYRRALALVPEFLPLLREGLDALLAVGAHDDALDRIDALPADLRRAGRIRLAEARAAVGAGRLDRAGALLADLEVPDLQEGDTVLTDLWIDYRRAGGDHDPGAIDIPRHLDFRMKTDPAGA